CATTATAATGAATTCCTGGTATCAATTTATTTCTGGTTGCTACGAAACCGTATTTATCGGCTACTGTCATTGTTTCATCATTCTCTTTTATCAACCTTTCTTCAAACCGCATTGAAGAGTCAATAAATAAGTCAGTACAATCATAACCAAACAAATCTTCCTGCGCAGTTCGGCTTTTAGGAAGTCCATCTTTAAGCCATCGGCTCTCTGTATCTACAAATAATTCATCACAATAAAAGGGTATCCTATCAATTGGTCTGTGTCCCATGGCTCCCTTTACCCGCTCTCTTCCGTTCATTTATGTTCTCCGGTATTCATTTTTCTGCATCTGCATATTTGCGCCAGACATCGACAAATACCATAAAACAATCCCGTATTACATTAACAGCCTCTAAAGCCGCCTCTAGATCTATACATAGCGGCGGCGTTATCTTCAGAAATCCCCGGCCTGTGGGAAACATCATCACCCCACGACGAACCGCTTCATAAACAATTGCATCCGCAAGACCTATATCACAGACATACTTTCCGTCTTTGATCTTTTTAAAATGTGCTGAAATAAATAAACCTTTGCCATGAATAGAAAAGAAATGCTCGGGAAATTCATTCTGCAAATTTTTCAGTTGTTCTAAGACCGCAGCGCCTGTTTTTGCCGAAGCGTCTATCAGCTTTTCTTCTTCTATAACCTCCAGACAGGCCAGAGCCGCGGCTGCACAAACGGGGTTGCCGCTGTGTGTACTGGACATTTGACCCGGAGCAGGTTCATCCATTATCTCTTTAGTGCCTATTACTGCGGAAACAGGCAAAGACGATGTTAACCCTTTACCCAATGTTATTAAATCTGGAATTATGCCAAGATGTTCAAAAGCGAAAAACTTGCCTGTCCTGCCACAGCCTGCCTGAATTTCATCAAAGGTCAGAAGTATTTTGTATTCTTCTGCCCATTTTTTTAGAGCTTTACAGAAATCTTTTGGCATTGGCCATGTGGCCCAGCCAGGAAGAGGTTCTGCAATTATACCTGCAATTTTATCAGGACATATACCTCGCTTTTTTAAATCATTTAAACATTTTTGAAAACAAAACTCACCGCAGTTATCATACTTTTCTTTTCCCCACGGGCATCGTGGACAAAAAGGAAATGGAATCTGGTAATGGCCGACCTGTTCTTTTTGAATCCAGTCATCAGCATTGGGAAAGCCGGCGGCAAGTTGAGCTCCCAGCGTTCGGCCGTGATAAGAATCCATAAAGCTGAGTATACCCACCTTGTAGCTGGATATGTTTTTGCCGTAACGCCGCATAAGCGACATAGCGCATTCAGTGGCTTCTGTGCCGGCACTGAACAGAAGCGCTTTGGAATCGGCAATAGGCGATAAAGCTACCAATTTATGCAACAATTTGCTTCGTGCTTCTGCCGGAAAAGCATAACTAAAAAGCAATTTGCGGTCTACAGCCTCATGGATAGCCTGTCTGATTTTAGGATGGTTGTGTCCCGCATTAGCCATAACTATTCCGCTGGTAAGATCA
This genomic window from bacterium contains:
- a CDS encoding aminotransferase class III-fold pyridoxal phosphate-dependent enzyme, encoding MALSVTELKAQSVKKIQSKWRKIVTDIPAPDSLPAIKALRAVEPISMQGMPPILWKEAEGFLVRDGYDNQWIDLTSGIVMANAGHNHPKIRQAIHEAVDRKLLFSYAFPAEARSKLLHKLVALSPIADSKALLFSAGTEATECAMSLMRRYGKNISSYKVGILSFMDSYHGRTLGAQLAAGFPNADDWIQKEQVGHYQIPFPFCPRCPWGKEKYDNCGEFCFQKCLNDLKKRGICPDKIAGIIAEPLPGWATWPMPKDFCKALKKWAEEYKILLTFDEIQAGCGRTGKFFAFEHLGIIPDLITLGKGLTSSLPVSAVIGTKEIMDEPAPGQMSSTHSGNPVCAAAALACLEVIEEEKLIDASAKTGAAVLEQLKNLQNEFPEHFFSIHGKGLFISAHFKKIKDGKYVCDIGLADAIVYEAVRRGVMMFPTGRGFLKITPPLCIDLEAALEAVNVIRDCFMVFVDVWRKYADAEK